In Mycetocola zhujimingii, one DNA window encodes the following:
- a CDS encoding DUF721 domain-containing protein, producing MSDLTPGSDKGAEAARVYVRFKELFGGHKHYARSKRKSRTDAAESVPFGAGRDPKGLGDIVGALTSQLGWDSPLAQSELVANWTSLAGEETANHSTPVGIDNGVLTVQCESTAWATQLRIMRVEIMTHIAVRYPQAGIESIRFLGPNVPSFKRGPRSVQGRGVRDTYG from the coding sequence GTGTCTGATCTGACGCCAGGTTCCGACAAGGGGGCCGAAGCTGCCCGGGTTTATGTGAGGTTCAAAGAGCTGTTCGGCGGGCACAAGCACTACGCCCGCTCGAAGCGAAAGAGCCGAACGGATGCCGCTGAGAGCGTTCCGTTCGGCGCCGGCCGCGATCCAAAGGGGCTCGGCGACATCGTTGGGGCGCTCACCAGCCAGCTCGGCTGGGACTCGCCCCTCGCGCAGTCGGAACTCGTCGCCAACTGGACCTCGCTCGCCGGAGAAGAAACAGCCAATCACTCCACCCCCGTCGGAATCGACAACGGTGTCCTGACCGTGCAGTGCGAGTCGACCGCGTGGGCTACCCAGTTGCGGATCATGCGGGTGGAGATCATGACGCACATCGCCGTGCGCTACCCGCAAGCCGGTATCGAGAGCATCCGTTTTCTTGGCCCCAACGTTCCAAGCTTCAAACGCGGCCCCAGATCGGTTCAGGGGCGTGGCGTACGCGATACCTACGGTTAG
- the gyrB gene encoding DNA topoisomerase (ATP-hydrolyzing) subunit B has translation MSSEPDRSVDNSSYGASQIQVLEGLEAVRKRPGMYIGSTGPRGLHHLVYEIVDNAVDEALAGYCDNIEVTILKDGAVRVTDNGRGIPVDIHPAEGKSTVEVVLTILHAGGKFGGGGYAVSGGLHGVGSSVVNALSTRLDVEVRRQGSVWRATFHDGVADAPLSQDEDSDETGTTITFWPSAEIFETTEFDYDTLKMRFQQMAFLNKGLRIALTDERDDHLVEAPAVDGAAPELVHQSNVFLYERGLVDYVEYLNHARKAELVNDEIISFETEDDNRKIALEVAMQWTTAYTESVHTYANTINTHEGGTHEEGFRAALTTLVNKYAREKGLLKEKDDNLSGDDVREGLTAVISVKLAEPQFEGQTKTKLGNTEAKAFVQKVVGDQLGDWFGRNPAQAKEIIRKAFQAATARMAARKARETARRKGLLEGGGMPGKLKDCQSKDPSLSEIFIVEGDSAGGSAVQGRNPETQAILPLRGKILNVEKARLDRALGNAEVQAMITAFGAGIGEDFNPEKARYHKIVLMADADVDGQHITTLLLTLLFRYMRPLIDSGYVYLAQPPLFKLKWSNAAHEYVYSDDERDARLAAGAAAGRRIPKDNGIQRYKGLGEMDYKELWETTMAPETRTLMQVNLDDAAAADEIFSTLMGEDVESRRNFIQKNAKDVRFLDI, from the coding sequence ATGTCATCAGAACCGGATAGGTCCGTGGACAACAGTAGCTACGGTGCAAGCCAGATTCAGGTTCTCGAAGGTCTCGAAGCCGTACGCAAGCGCCCCGGAATGTACATTGGTTCAACCGGTCCCCGCGGATTGCACCACCTCGTTTATGAGATCGTCGATAACGCTGTCGATGAAGCCCTCGCAGGATACTGCGACAACATCGAGGTCACCATCCTCAAGGACGGTGCCGTCCGGGTTACCGACAATGGCCGCGGCATCCCCGTCGATATTCACCCCGCAGAGGGAAAGTCGACCGTCGAGGTCGTCCTGACCATCCTGCACGCCGGCGGTAAGTTCGGCGGCGGCGGTTATGCGGTTTCCGGTGGACTTCACGGCGTCGGCAGCTCGGTGGTGAACGCTCTTTCCACGCGACTCGATGTCGAGGTTCGCAGGCAGGGATCGGTCTGGCGCGCCACATTCCACGATGGTGTTGCCGATGCGCCGCTGTCCCAGGACGAGGATTCCGACGAGACGGGCACGACGATCACGTTCTGGCCGAGCGCCGAGATCTTCGAGACCACCGAGTTCGATTACGACACGCTCAAGATGCGTTTCCAGCAGATGGCCTTCCTCAACAAGGGCCTTCGGATTGCTTTGACCGACGAACGCGACGACCACCTCGTTGAGGCTCCCGCCGTCGACGGTGCGGCGCCGGAACTCGTGCACCAGTCGAACGTCTTCCTCTACGAACGTGGCCTCGTTGACTACGTCGAGTACCTCAACCACGCCCGCAAGGCCGAGCTCGTCAACGACGAGATCATCTCGTTCGAGACCGAAGACGACAACCGCAAGATCGCGCTCGAAGTGGCGATGCAGTGGACGACCGCGTACACCGAGAGCGTCCACACCTACGCGAACACGATCAACACCCACGAGGGTGGAACCCACGAAGAAGGTTTCCGCGCGGCGCTGACGACTCTCGTCAACAAGTACGCCAGGGAAAAAGGCCTGCTCAAGGAGAAGGACGACAACCTCTCCGGTGACGATGTCCGCGAGGGACTGACCGCCGTTATTTCGGTCAAGCTCGCCGAACCGCAGTTCGAGGGCCAGACCAAGACCAAGCTGGGAAACACCGAGGCCAAGGCGTTCGTTCAGAAGGTTGTCGGCGACCAGCTCGGTGACTGGTTCGGACGCAACCCCGCCCAGGCCAAAGAGATCATCCGTAAGGCGTTCCAGGCAGCGACGGCACGGATGGCCGCGCGCAAGGCGCGCGAAACCGCACGCCGCAAGGGACTCCTCGAGGGCGGCGGAATGCCCGGCAAGCTCAAGGACTGCCAGTCGAAAGACCCCTCGCTCTCCGAGATCTTCATCGTGGAGGGCGACTCGGCAGGCGGTTCCGCTGTCCAGGGTCGAAACCCCGAGACCCAGGCGATCCTGCCGCTTCGAGGCAAGATTCTCAACGTCGAGAAGGCACGTCTCGACCGTGCACTCGGCAACGCCGAGGTCCAGGCCATGATTACGGCCTTCGGTGCCGGCATCGGCGAGGACTTCAACCCCGAAAAGGCTCGCTACCACAAGATTGTTTTGATGGCGGATGCCGACGTCGACGGTCAGCACATCACCACGCTGCTGTTGACTCTCCTGTTCCGCTACATGCGTCCGCTGATCGACTCCGGTTACGTCTATCTCGCGCAGCCACCGCTGTTCAAGCTCAAGTGGTCGAACGCGGCGCACGAATACGTCTACAGCGACGACGAGCGCGACGCGCGACTCGCCGCCGGTGCCGCCGCCGGCCGCCGGATTCCGAAGGACAACGGCATCCAGCGTTACAAGGGTCTCGGTGAGATGGACTACAAGGAGCTGTGGGAAACCACGATGGCTCCCGAAACCCGCACACTGATGCAGGTCAACCTCGACGACGCTGCCGCGGCCGACGAGATTTTTTCGACACTCATGGGCGAAGACGTTGAGTCCCGCCGTAACTTCATCCAGAAGAACGCCAAGGATGTGCGCTTCCTCGACATCTGA
- the gyrA gene encoding DNA gyrase subunit A: MADETNNSDETAAETTAAVVPIDHGVHGRIDQVDLQLEMQRSYLDYAMSVIVGRALPEVRDGMKPVHRRVIYAMYDGGYRPDKAFSKCARVVGDVMGQFHPHGDSAIYDALVRLVQPWSLRYPLALGQGNFGSPGNDGAAAPRYTETKMAPLAMEMVRDIDEDTVNFQDNYDGRTQEPAVLPARFPNLLVNGSVGIAVGMATNIPPHNLREVSAGALWHLANPEASREELLEALMQRIKGPDFPTGAQILGTKGIHDAYSTGRGSITMRAVVSVEEIQGRTCLVVTELPYQVNPDNLAIKIADMVKDGKISGIADIRDETSGRTGQRLVIVLKRDAVAKVVLNNLYKHTQLQENFGANMLAIVDGIPRTLAIDGFITAWTAHQIDVIVRRTKHRLAKAEERAHILRGYLKALDALDEVIALIRRSKTVEDARDGLMGLLDIDELQARAILDMQLRRLAALERQKIIDEHDEIELQITEFKAILADPERQRSIVSEELTEIVDKYGDDRRTEIMFGYDGDMSIEDLIPEEEMVISVTRGGYIKRTRSDNYRQQHRGGKGVKGAQLRADDVVDHFFVTTTHHWLLFFTNKGRVYRAKAYEVQEAGRDAKGQHVANLLAMQPDEEIAEILDIRDYEAAKYLVLATRNGLVKKTALSEYDTNRTGGIIAINLREGDELVDALLVEDDSDIFLVSRRGMSIRFTASDEALRPMGRSTSGVIGMHFRDDDELLSASVLPSDPDSDAFVFIATEGGYAKRTAIEQYRLQNRGGLGIKVAKYNEDRGHLAGALIVGEDDEVLVVLASGKVVRSAVAEVPAKGRDTMGVVFARFADDDRIIALARNSDRNLVAEVDAESAPATEGESEQKE; encoded by the coding sequence ATGGCAGACGAAACCAACAACAGCGACGAGACTGCTGCGGAGACCACGGCCGCTGTTGTACCCATCGATCACGGTGTGCACGGTCGCATCGACCAGGTCGACCTTCAGCTCGAGATGCAGCGCTCATACCTCGACTACGCCATGAGCGTCATCGTCGGTCGCGCGCTTCCCGAGGTCCGCGACGGCATGAAGCCCGTGCACCGCCGCGTGATCTACGCGATGTACGACGGTGGATACCGGCCCGACAAGGCATTCTCGAAGTGCGCCCGCGTCGTCGGAGACGTGATGGGTCAGTTCCACCCCCACGGTGACTCGGCCATCTACGACGCCCTGGTACGACTCGTTCAACCGTGGAGCCTGCGTTACCCGCTCGCACTCGGCCAGGGAAACTTCGGATCTCCCGGTAACGACGGTGCTGCTGCTCCGCGATACACCGAAACCAAGATGGCCCCGCTCGCCATGGAGATGGTTCGGGACATCGACGAAGACACCGTCAATTTCCAGGACAACTACGACGGTCGCACGCAGGAGCCGGCGGTTCTGCCCGCTCGATTCCCCAACCTCCTGGTCAACGGATCAGTCGGTATCGCCGTCGGTATGGCCACGAACATTCCGCCGCACAACCTCCGCGAGGTTTCGGCCGGTGCACTGTGGCACCTCGCCAACCCCGAGGCATCCCGCGAAGAGCTCCTCGAAGCGCTCATGCAGCGCATCAAGGGTCCTGACTTCCCGACCGGTGCCCAGATTCTCGGCACCAAGGGCATTCACGACGCATACAGCACAGGTCGCGGCTCCATCACGATGCGCGCCGTCGTCAGTGTCGAGGAGATCCAGGGACGCACCTGCCTCGTCGTCACCGAACTGCCGTACCAGGTCAACCCGGATAACCTGGCGATCAAGATCGCCGACATGGTTAAGGACGGCAAGATCTCGGGTATCGCGGACATCCGCGACGAGACTTCCGGCCGCACCGGCCAGCGCCTCGTCATCGTGCTCAAGCGCGACGCCGTCGCCAAGGTCGTGCTCAATAACCTCTACAAGCACACGCAGCTTCAGGAGAACTTCGGCGCCAACATGCTGGCGATCGTTGACGGCATCCCGCGCACCCTCGCCATCGATGGCTTCATCACCGCATGGACCGCGCACCAGATCGACGTCATCGTGCGCCGGACCAAGCACCGCCTGGCCAAGGCCGAAGAGCGCGCGCACATCCTGCGTGGGTACCTCAAGGCACTCGACGCCCTCGACGAGGTCATCGCTCTCATCCGCCGGTCGAAGACGGTCGAGGATGCCCGCGACGGACTGATGGGCCTGCTCGACATCGACGAACTCCAGGCGCGCGCGATCCTCGACATGCAGCTGCGTCGACTCGCCGCCCTCGAGCGCCAGAAGATCATCGACGAGCACGACGAGATCGAGCTCCAGATCACCGAGTTCAAGGCGATCCTGGCCGACCCCGAGCGCCAGCGCAGCATCGTCAGCGAAGAGCTGACCGAGATCGTCGACAAGTACGGCGACGACCGCCGCACAGAGATCATGTTCGGCTACGACGGCGACATGAGCATCGAAGACCTCATCCCCGAAGAAGAGATGGTCATTTCCGTCACCCGCGGCGGCTACATCAAGCGCACGCGGAGCGACAACTACCGCCAGCAGCACCGTGGCGGCAAGGGTGTCAAGGGCGCACAGCTGCGTGCGGATGACGTCGTCGACCACTTCTTTGTCACAACGACGCACCACTGGCTCCTGTTCTTCACGAACAAGGGCCGCGTGTACCGCGCGAAGGCCTACGAGGTGCAGGAGGCCGGCCGTGACGCCAAGGGCCAGCACGTCGCCAACCTGCTCGCGATGCAGCCTGACGAAGAGATCGCTGAGATTCTCGACATCCGGGACTACGAAGCAGCGAAGTACCTCGTCCTGGCCACCCGAAACGGTCTCGTCAAAAAGACGGCGCTGAGCGAGTACGACACCAACCGCACCGGCGGCATCATCGCCATCAACCTGCGCGAGGGTGACGAACTCGTCGACGCTCTTCTCGTCGAAGACGACAGCGATATCTTCCTGGTCTCCCGCCGCGGCATGTCGATTCGCTTTACGGCGAGCGACGAGGCGTTGCGGCCGATGGGTCGATCGACATCCGGTGTCATCGGAATGCACTTCCGCGACGATGACGAATTGCTGTCAGCATCGGTTCTTCCTTCGGATCCGGACTCGGATGCCTTCGTTTTCATCGCGACGGAGGGTGGCTACGCCAAGCGCACAGCGATCGAGCAGTACCGACTGCAAAACCGCGGTGGACTCGGCATCAAGGTCGCCAAGTACAACGAAGATCGTGGCCATCTGGCCGGCGCTTTGATCGTCGGCGAGGATGACGAGGTCCTTGTGGTTCTCGCGAGCGGCAAGGTGGTAAGGTCTGCGGTGGCCGAAGTTCCGGCCAAGGGCAGGGACACGATGGGTGTCGTATTTGCACGATTCGCAGACGACGACCGCATCATCGCCCTGGCCAGGAACAGTGACCGTAATCTTGTCGCCGAGGTGGATGCGGAATCCGCACCAGCAACCGAGGGCGAGTCGGAGCAGAAAGAGTAA
- a CDS encoding DUF3566 domain-containing protein — MSSVAEKLAKKSTKRTTTKQVRLKLVYVDFWSAVKLSFLVAIALAIITIVLFFLVYTVLDTTGIFANINGLYKDVAGVGDDLTAIFNLGRVMGFAVVVAILDLIVVTALGALCAALYNLSVKITGGLLVGFTNN, encoded by the coding sequence ATGAGTAGCGTTGCCGAGAAACTCGCGAAGAAGTCGACGAAACGCACCACGACGAAGCAGGTGCGACTGAAGCTCGTCTATGTCGACTTCTGGTCGGCGGTCAAACTGTCGTTCCTCGTCGCGATTGCCCTGGCAATTATCACCATCGTGCTTTTCTTCCTGGTGTACACGGTTCTCGACACCACGGGAATCTTCGCGAACATCAACGGACTGTACAAGGACGTTGCCGGTGTTGGTGATGACCTCACGGCCATCTTCAACCTCGGCCGGGTGATGGGCTTCGCGGTTGTCGTTGCGATCCTCGACCTGATCGTCGTGACGGCCCTCGGAGCGCTCTGCGCAGCGCTGTACAACCTCAGTGTGAAGATCACCGGCGGCCTTCTCGTCGGCTTCACCAACAACTAA
- a CDS encoding NUDIX hydrolase, with translation MDIRVAAYGVIIRGEHILLAHWNASGRSGWTLPGGGIDPGEDPADAAVREIREETGYTAELDRLLGVNSLLVPAAQRSDPSAGVPLHALRVVYTAHVTGGELTNEIGGSTDRADWFPLASLGELDTVGLVDVALEMLQQPQTGAAADLS, from the coding sequence ATGGACATCCGGGTAGCGGCCTATGGCGTAATCATCCGAGGGGAGCACATTCTCCTGGCGCACTGGAATGCCTCGGGGCGCAGCGGGTGGACCCTGCCCGGTGGCGGTATCGACCCCGGCGAGGATCCTGCGGATGCCGCGGTTCGCGAAATCCGAGAGGAGACCGGGTATACCGCTGAACTCGATCGACTCCTCGGCGTGAACTCACTCCTCGTCCCGGCAGCGCAGCGTTCTGACCCGTCGGCGGGGGTGCCCCTCCACGCGCTCCGGGTGGTGTACACGGCACACGTCACTGGTGGAGAGCTCACCAACGAGATCGGCGGCTCCACCGACCGGGCGGACTGGTTCCCGCTCGCGAGCCTGGGCGAGCTGGATACCGTCGGCCTTGTGGACGTCGCGCTTGAGATGCTTCAACAGCCGCAGACCGGAGCAGCGGCCGACCTGAGCTAG
- a CDS encoding pyridoxamine 5'-phosphate oxidase family protein: MPTTELTEEQSMQLVADALVGRIVTAVGSVASIHPVSHTVVDGSIYFRTIPGDKLAALTVNAAVLFEADEIGEGSAWSVIVHGRARRLDDEPDELARISPQLRDPFIRGRRDAVVEVTPESISGRRFEPAEEDDDELVIEPTD, translated from the coding sequence ATGCCGACCACGGAACTGACCGAAGAGCAATCAATGCAACTGGTGGCTGACGCGCTGGTGGGCAGGATCGTGACAGCGGTTGGGAGCGTGGCCAGCATTCATCCGGTGTCACACACCGTGGTTGACGGCTCGATTTACTTCCGCACCATTCCCGGCGACAAACTTGCCGCCCTCACGGTCAACGCCGCCGTGCTCTTCGAAGCCGATGAAATTGGTGAAGGTTCGGCCTGGAGCGTGATCGTGCACGGGCGCGCCCGGAGGCTCGACGACGAGCCGGATGAGCTCGCGAGGATTTCCCCTCAGCTTCGCGACCCCTTCATCCGTGGCCGGAGGGATGCTGTCGTCGAGGTCACCCCGGAATCCATTAGCGGGCGCCGGTTCGAACCGGCCGAGGAGGATGACGACGAGCTCGTCATCGAGCCGACCGACTAG
- a CDS encoding DNA helicase yields MSLSRKRKKELKRLKGDANELWRSQQEILDHANHVAREASRQLAAYGREQVVPTVVSTYEHRVQPVVDRGYAASRGIVDTAKHGLDKAVLPAIGGVVGSVLSISDIAKDTRVRSALERLQKATTPAPKKKSTSAGNVIAVGVGVLAAAGVAYAVWQTFRADDELWVADEEPALPNL; encoded by the coding sequence GTGAGCCTGTCACGCAAGCGTAAGAAGGAACTCAAGCGGCTCAAGGGGGACGCCAACGAACTGTGGCGCTCACAGCAGGAGATCCTTGACCACGCCAACCACGTCGCCCGCGAAGCGTCGAGGCAACTGGCTGCATATGGTCGTGAGCAGGTAGTACCGACCGTGGTGAGCACATACGAGCACCGCGTTCAGCCTGTCGTCGACCGCGGATACGCCGCATCACGCGGAATCGTCGATACCGCAAAGCACGGCCTGGACAAGGCAGTCCTCCCGGCAATCGGCGGGGTTGTTGGTTCTGTCCTGTCGATCAGCGACATTGCGAAGGACACTCGCGTCCGCTCCGCACTGGAGCGGCTGCAGAAGGCCACGACGCCTGCTCCGAAGAAGAAGTCAACGAGCGCCGGCAACGTCATCGCCGTTGGTGTTGGCGTTCTGGCCGCTGCGGGTGTCGCATACGCCGTCTGGCAGACATTCCGTGCGGACGATGAACTCTGGGTCGCCGACGAAGAGCCGGCTCTGCCCAACCTCTAA
- a CDS encoding peptidylprolyl isomerase — translation MSKHTAVATLHTNYGDIKVNLFGDHAPKTVKNFVGLATGEIDWTDEKTGESKKGTPLYNGVIFHRIIPGFMVQGGDPLGNGTGGPGYKFDDEINPELNFNEPYMLAMANAGTVGGKGTNGSQFFITVGATSWLQGKHTIFGAVEDEASRKVVDKLAEVPRDARDRPLDDIVIESITVTDA, via the coding sequence ATGTCAAAGCACACCGCTGTCGCCACCCTTCACACCAACTACGGAGATATCAAGGTCAACCTCTTCGGTGACCACGCCCCCAAGACGGTTAAGAACTTTGTTGGCCTCGCGACCGGTGAGATTGACTGGACCGACGAAAAGACCGGCGAATCCAAGAAGGGCACCCCGCTCTACAACGGTGTGATCTTCCACCGGATCATCCCCGGATTCATGGTCCAGGGCGGCGACCCGCTCGGCAACGGAACCGGTGGCCCCGGCTACAAGTTCGACGATGAGATCAACCCGGAACTCAACTTCAACGAGCCGTACATGCTCGCCATGGCAAACGCAGGAACCGTCGGTGGCAAGGGCACGAACGGTTCGCAGTTCTTCATCACCGTTGGCGCAACCAGCTGGCTCCAGGGTAAGCACACCATCTTCGGCGCAGTCGAGGATGAGGCAAGCCGCAAGGTCGTCGACAAGCTCGCCGAGGTTCCGCGCGACGCTCGCGACCGTCCTCTCGACGACATCGTCATCGAGAGCATCACGGTCACCGACGCCTAA
- a CDS encoding rhomboid family intramembrane serine protease, which translates to MTSNSPPPVQRNNFCYRHPDRQSFVLCQRCGRTVCGECQTPGAVGVICPECMNEQRKSTPRTRNRAAFFRSSNDKPVVTYVILAVTALVFLLQLIPGLGITERLLYAGVYSSPMAFEPWRMLTTALVHSQNFILHVGLNMYSLWLFGQALEPMLGRARFLTLYLISAFAGSLGVLFLSVPNQAVVGASGAIFGLMGAFLVIQRKLGGNMNGLLVLVGINLVIGFIPGTNVAWQAHVGGLIGGALVGLIYVSTRGVRQKGLQIALIVALSVVLVALSLVRFAI; encoded by the coding sequence ATGACCTCGAACTCCCCTCCCCCGGTTCAACGCAACAACTTTTGCTACCGGCATCCTGACCGCCAGAGCTTCGTGCTCTGCCAGCGGTGCGGACGAACCGTGTGTGGGGAGTGCCAGACGCCCGGTGCCGTCGGGGTCATCTGCCCCGAGTGCATGAATGAGCAGCGCAAGAGCACGCCTCGTACCCGAAACCGCGCCGCGTTCTTCCGCAGCTCGAACGACAAGCCGGTGGTGACATACGTCATCCTCGCGGTGACTGCGCTGGTGTTCCTCCTCCAGTTGATCCCTGGCCTCGGCATCACCGAACGGCTGCTGTACGCCGGCGTCTACTCGTCCCCCATGGCTTTCGAGCCGTGGCGGATGCTGACGACGGCACTCGTGCATTCGCAGAACTTCATCCTGCATGTCGGTCTCAACATGTATTCGCTGTGGCTGTTCGGCCAGGCGCTCGAGCCCATGCTCGGTCGGGCACGCTTCCTGACGCTGTACCTGATCTCGGCGTTCGCTGGATCTCTCGGGGTGCTGTTCCTGTCGGTACCCAACCAGGCAGTCGTGGGAGCATCCGGTGCCATCTTCGGCCTGATGGGTGCGTTCCTTGTCATCCAGCGCAAGCTGGGCGGAAACATGAATGGTCTTCTGGTGCTGGTGGGTATCAACCTCGTCATCGGGTTCATACCGGGCACCAACGTTGCCTGGCAGGCTCACGTTGGCGGTCTTATCGGCGGCGCCCTGGTCGGTCTGATCTACGTCTCAACCCGCGGTGTGCGCCAAAAGGGGCTTCAGATCGCCCTCATCGTCGCACTTTCCGTGGTTCTTGTCGCACTCAGCCTCGTCCGTTTCGCGATCTGA
- a CDS encoding cell division protein CrgA — MAREKTKSTQTPTSAQRSGEQAPNPVWFKPVMFGFMLVGLIWIIVFYVSQGALPIAALESWNIVVGFGIAFIGFLMTTRWR, encoded by the coding sequence ATGGCACGCGAGAAGACGAAGAGCACCCAAACGCCCACGAGCGCGCAGCGATCCGGCGAGCAGGCCCCGAACCCGGTCTGGTTCAAGCCGGTGATGTTCGGCTTCATGCTCGTCGGCCTCATCTGGATCATCGTGTTCTACGTCAGCCAGGGCGCGCTGCCGATCGCGGCTCTCGAGTCCTGGAACATCGTGGTCGGTTTCGGAATCGCGTTCATCGGCTTCCTGATGACCACGCGCTGGCGCTAA
- a CDS encoding class E sortase — protein sequence MPSTAPAVPDTAAGRRLRAPAKSPRPRSRISIVGVIGELLITAGVLVMLFLVWQLWLNDAIERAAQDSEAAELSEQWASSMPTTVPSPAESNPQPVDYGEPLILPQPGDAETFAIMHVPRFGPDYAAKIAGGVSKARTLDPLGIGHYPDTQMPGEVGNFAIAGHRNTHGKPLNSIGSLQVGDAIVIQVEDGWYTYRYRTTEYVKPSGVGVLDPVPQSDGVVATDSIITLTSCNPVFSQAERIVAYGVFESWTPVSAGPPAALTESLEG from the coding sequence ATGCCTTCGACCGCCCCAGCAGTGCCTGACACCGCGGCTGGCCGACGGTTGCGTGCGCCAGCGAAATCACCGCGGCCCCGATCACGGATCAGTATCGTGGGCGTGATCGGAGAACTCCTGATCACAGCCGGAGTTTTGGTCATGCTCTTCCTCGTCTGGCAACTGTGGCTGAACGACGCCATAGAGCGCGCGGCTCAAGACAGTGAGGCGGCGGAACTCAGCGAGCAGTGGGCGTCGAGCATGCCGACGACGGTGCCGAGTCCCGCAGAGAGTAATCCACAACCTGTGGATTACGGCGAGCCGCTTATCCTTCCGCAGCCGGGCGACGCCGAGACTTTCGCCATCATGCACGTTCCGCGATTCGGCCCGGATTACGCCGCCAAGATCGCGGGCGGTGTTTCCAAGGCGCGCACGCTCGATCCCCTGGGAATCGGGCATTATCCGGATACGCAGATGCCGGGTGAGGTCGGTAACTTCGCGATCGCCGGTCACCGCAACACGCACGGCAAGCCGCTGAACTCCATCGGCTCGCTCCAGGTGGGTGACGCGATAGTCATCCAGGTGGAGGACGGCTGGTACACCTATCGGTATCGCACCACGGAGTACGTGAAGCCATCGGGGGTCGGGGTCCTTGACCCGGTGCCGCAGTCCGATGGTGTTGTGGCCACCGATTCCATCATCACGCTGACGAGTTGCAACCCGGTCTTCTCGCAAGCCGAGCGGATTGTCGCCTACGGCGTGTTCGAATCCTGGACTCCTGTGTCGGCTGGTCCGCCGGCGGCACTCACCGAATCTCTGGAGGGCTGA
- a CDS encoding anthranilate synthase component II, protein MTRVLVIDNYDSFVYTLNGYLLQLGAETDVIRNDMFRPEDAAARIAEYDGVLVSPGPGSPADAGVSIPVVKAALRAGTPLLGVCLGHQAIAEAFGATVTNADELMHGKTSLIEHDDSAFYAGVPQPFTATRYHSLAVVNGTVPDELVVTSQTGGGVIMGLRHADAPIYGVQFHPESVLTQGGYLMLGNWLATAGLPEAAETAKGLTPLVPTESAA, encoded by the coding sequence GTGACTCGTGTACTTGTGATCGATAACTACGACAGCTTTGTCTACACATTGAACGGGTATCTCCTTCAGCTCGGTGCTGAAACCGACGTGATCCGTAACGATATGTTCCGACCGGAGGATGCTGCAGCGCGCATCGCCGAATACGACGGCGTCCTGGTCTCACCCGGCCCAGGATCCCCCGCGGACGCGGGCGTTTCCATTCCGGTTGTGAAGGCCGCACTCCGCGCGGGCACGCCATTGCTCGGCGTCTGCCTCGGCCATCAGGCGATCGCCGAAGCGTTCGGTGCCACCGTGACCAACGCAGACGAACTCATGCACGGCAAGACGTCGCTGATCGAGCACGACGACAGCGCCTTCTACGCCGGCGTGCCCCAGCCGTTCACTGCCACGCGCTACCACTCGCTCGCTGTCGTCAATGGCACAGTGCCCGACGAACTCGTTGTCACCAGCCAGACCGGGGGCGGCGTGATCATGGGACTCAGGCATGCTGACGCCCCGATTTACGGCGTGCAGTTCCACCCCGAGAGCGTGCTCACACAGGGCGGGTACCTGATGCTCGGAAACTGGCTCGCCACGGCGGGCCTCCCGGAAGCGGCGGAGACAGCCAAGGGGCTGACTCCACTCGTCCCGACGGAGTCAGCAGCCTGA
- a CDS encoding phage holin family protein, with protein sequence MTDPYVPDPNGKTESLGQLLGEVSKDISTLFRQEVELAKAELSDSAKKAGKGAGMFGGAGVAGFLALMFLSIALWWGLGYLMGNVWSALIVAVIWGIVAAILAMRGKKEVEEIQGAPKTAETLKKVPDAFKTSEDQR encoded by the coding sequence ATGACCGATCCATACGTACCGGATCCGAACGGAAAGACTGAATCCCTCGGCCAGCTGCTTGGCGAGGTGTCGAAAGACATCTCGACTCTCTTCCGCCAGGAAGTGGAACTCGCGAAGGCAGAACTCTCCGATTCAGCCAAGAAGGCCGGAAAGGGTGCTGGAATGTTCGGCGGCGCAGGCGTCGCTGGATTCCTCGCCCTGATGTTCCTGTCCATTGCGCTGTGGTGGGGCCTTGGCTACCTGATGGGCAACGTCTGGTCGGCTCTGATTGTTGCGGTCATCTGGGGAATCGTTGCTGCGATTCTCGCGATGCGCGGCAAGAAGGAAGTCGAAGAGATCCAGGGTGCGCCCAAGACCGCAGAAACACTGAAAAAAGTGCCAGATGCATTCAAGACAAGTGAGGACCAGAGATGA